In Terriglobales bacterium, the sequence CCAGCAAGGGCGGGTGGTCCGAGTGCGGCCGCAGGCGTCGCTCGGTCCGCAGCCGGTGACCTATACCCGCGTGGTGGACGGCGGGTCCGGCTACCATGCCCAGAGCCAGTACGCACTGCTGGTCGGCACTCCCTACCGGGGTCCTCACTCCGTGAGCGCCTTCTATGGCAACCCAGGGGGCGGCACCACCGTCGTCACCTTCACCATGGATCCAGGGCAGTACGCCCGGGTCTTCGCTCCCTCCGCCCAAAACCCCGGCGGCCGGGTGCTCCTCTATGACCAGCCTCCTCCCCCGCTCCCGTGAGCCGCTCTCCGCAGCCCCATCCCGTTCCGGGGAACCTCCGGGCAGGGGTGTCGGCGGAGATGACAGCGAGGCAGGGTACAATGCTAAGCTTCGGCCTGACAAAACCGGCTGCGGGAGGATGAATGCGGGCTTTGATCACGGGCGGCGCGGGCTTCATCGGTTCCCACCTGGCGGAACGCCTGTTGGAGCAGGGCCACCGGGTGCTCGCCATCGACGACCTTTCCACCGGCAGCATCGATAACCTGGACGGCCTGAAGGACCATCCCGCCTTCTCCTACCGCATCGACACCATCTTCAACCGGCCGCTGCTGGCGGAACTGGTGGACTCCGCCGACGTCATCTTCCACTTGGCCGCGGCGGTGGGGGTGCGCCGCATCGTGGAGTTTCCCGTCCGCACCATCGAGACCAACGTGAGAGGCTCGGAGCTGGTGCTGGAGCTGGCTTCCAAGAAGTCCAAGCGCGTGGTCATCACCTCCACCTCCGAGGTGTACGGCAAGGCCACCAAGGTGCCGTTCTCGGAGACCGACGACCTGGTGCTGGGCTCCACCTACAACTCGCGCTGGAGCTACGCCGCTTCCAAGGCGGTGGACGAGTTCCTGGCGCTGGCCTACTACCGCGAGCGCAAGCTGCCGGTGACCATCCTGCGCCTGTTCAATACCGCCGGCCCGCGCCAGACCGGGCACTACGGCATGGTGCTGCCCACCTTCGTGCGCCAGGCCCTGGCCGAGCAGCCGCTTACCGTGTTCGGGACCGGGGAACAGTCGCGCTGCTTCAGCCACGTGCACGACATCGTGACCGGCATGCTGGCCTGCGTCGCCCAGGATCGCACCGCCGGCGAGATCTTCAACCTGGGAGACATCGAGGAGATCACCATCAAGGCGCTGGCCGAGCGCGTCATCGCGCTCACCGGCTCGCGCAGTTCCACCAAGTACGTGCCCTACGCCGAAGCCTACGCCGAGGGCTTCGAGGACATGGAGCGACGGGTGCCCGACATCCGCAAGGCCGGGGAGTGGTTCGGCTACAAGCCCACGCGCTCGCTCGACGACATCATCCGCGACGTCATCAAGGACAAGCGCCAGCAGAATGGGCAGAGCGACGGGCGAGCGACTGTCCCGGCGCCGCCGTTCCTGAATGCCTCGTCAGGGAAGAAGTAGCCGCGCGGCGTCCCCCAAGCCGCCGCGCCAACAATGGCCTCCCGACCGGGCCTCCGTGTTCGCCGCCCGCCTGGTCAGTTCAACAGCGACTGCGTCAGCTTGACCGCACGCTTGCTGGCTCCCAGCGTGCTGAAGTAGATGCTGGAAGCTTGGGGGCTGGGATCGACGTTGTCCACGATGATGCCGCTGGTGCCTCCCGACTCATTCACGGAGCGCAGGAAGGTGGTGGGCATCAGCGTCAGCGGAGGCGGGGTCCCGTTGGGGATGGCCAGGTTATAGTCGCGGACACAGCCGTTGACGCCGCAGCCGCCCAGCAGGCCCAGGAAAAGCGTGTCCTGATGGGCGCTGATGTTGCCGTTGAAGACCTCGGTGAGGGGGGAGCACTCGACCCCGGCGGCGTTGGTGAGCTGCAGGGTGCCGTCGTTGCTCGAGTTCATCGTCCCCAAAGTGAAGCCGAAGCGATACAGGATGGGGCGGGTGTTGGGATCGTTGGTTCCGCAGACGTAGAGGAAGCCGGTGTTGGGGTCGTTGAAGTAATTGTCGTCGAACATCCCGGTGTGGATGTTCACCGCCGGCGTGAGCCCGTTGGCTACCGACGTTCCGATCTGGTCCCGCCGCATCTCGTTGAGGTCCGGGTCCGCCTGCACGACCACGGCGCTGGTGCCGTCATTGGCCGAGAAGGCGAAGACAGCGGCGTTGCTGTTGTCCACGATGGGCCCGTCGAGGAGGCCGCCGTTGGGGAAGCCTCCGCCCACGGTCAGGGTCGTAGCCGCGACCGCGCCCGTGGACGGGTCCACCTTGTACAGGACCCCGCTGTCGTCGCCCACGTACACGGCCGTCTCGTTGCTGGAGCCGTCGAACATGATCCCCGGGGCGGTCAGGACGCCTCCGGAGACCGGGCTGGTCCACACGATACTGGGCGAGTCGAACATGGTGCCCAGGACCTTGTACAGCGTGCCGTCATCCGCGCCCACCAGGATGTAGTCGTTGTGGTAATCGGGAAAAGGCGAGGAGACGGTGCTGCCGATGGTGGAGTTGAGCGTGAGCGTGCGGTCGCAGGAGACCAGCGGCGGGCACACGCAGGGCCCCAGATCCAGGTTGCAGCGATTCGCCGGCGCCGCCGCGTTGGTCGCCGACGTCCCCTCGCCCGCGTGCCAGGTGAGCGAGTGCAGGACCATCGCGGTCGGGGTGCTCTCCACGAAGATGATGCGGTCGCCGTGCAGGGTGATGAAGGGCGAGGTCAGGATGCTGCCCCCGACCGTGCTGATGTTGTAGCTGAACAAGACGGTGGGTGCGGTCATGCCGCAGAGCGAGGTCCCCGCGCCGCTATAGAGATTGTTGAAGGCGATGAGGTTGGCTTGCCCACCGGTGGTTCCGGGTACGTTGAGCCCGAAGACAACGAAGTCCTTGGTGCAGTCGGCCGTCGAATAATCGGCGCCGTACTTGGCGGGAGACATGCTGGGCGCAACGTTGCCCGCCCCCAGCGAGACGCTCCAGTCCACCTGGGTGACCAGCCGGGGAGGCCGCTGGGCCGCTCCCCCGCGACCCGGGGCAACCGCTGGCGCGCTCAGCGAGAAGTGGTGGATCAGCGAGCTGTGGATGGCCCGGGGATCGCTGGCTGCGGCCGCATTGCGGGCCAGCGCCGCGCGGGAGGTGGGAGCCGTGAAGATCAGGTGCTGGCTGCTCCAGTCCACAGGGCCACCCGCGTGCTTGACTACGGTTTTTCTTTGGGCTGCGGACAAGACCGAGAGACCGACCAAAGTCGCAAGCAGCAGACAGGAGTGGCGCAAGAGAGGAAGCGGGCTACCGACACGGGTTCGTGTGTACTCCATATATCACCCTCCGGATTCCTGCATGCTGGGTACCGGCTGCCCTTGAGCTTGACGGGCCGCCGGCTACTACCATGCGCCCTGGGACGGGCTGTGTGCTACCACGATTGCGAGAACATATCGCGCCCCGATGCGCGAGTCAAGAACCTTGCTGGTACATGGTCTTCGGGCACCCACTCTGTTAACGTGGTGTGAAATCGTTCGTTTTCTATCAGTTGCCGGGCCCAGCGGGAGGGGTAGAGGCGCATCCAGGCGCTTGCGGCAAGACACCCGAAAGAGGGGTGAATTAAGAGGGGCTGTTGACCACGGGGCGGGCGCTCTCCGTGCGCTGGAAGCCGATGGGAAGGTCCCGCAGCGTCGCCAGCACCTTGGCCTCATCCCGGTTCAGGGCGGCCTGCTCCAACGCGCCCAGCCGGGAGGCGATCTCGGACAGAGGGGAGGGTGGCGACACTTGCAGCACGCGCGGGAAGCCGGTCGCACGCACCTCGGCGTCCTCCACCCACAGTTGCTCGGTGATCTTCTCGCCGGGGCGTTTGCCCACGATGCGGATCTCGATGTCCTTGTCCGGGCGCAGGCCCGACATCTCGATGAGCTTGCGGGCTAGCGCCGTGATCTTGACCGGATCGCCCATCTCCAGCATGTAGACGTCCCCCCGCGAGCCCAGCGTGGCCGCCTGCAGCACCAGGTGCACCGCCTCCGGGATGGTCATGAAGTACCGCGTCATGTTCTCGTCGGTGATGGTGATAGGCCCGCCCTCCGCGATCTGCCGCAGGAAGATGGGGACCACGCTGCCGCGGCTGCCCACCACGTTGCCGAAGCGCACGCAGGCGCAGCGGGTGCCGCCTTCCGGGGCCAGCGCCCGCGCCTGCACCAGCATCTCGGCGATGCGCTTGCTGGCTCCCATCACGCTGGTGGGGTGTACGGCCTTGTCGGTGGAGATCATCAGGAAGCGTTCCGCCTGGAAGGCGATGGAAGCGTCGAGCACGGCTCGCGTCCCGAAGACGTTGTTGAGCACCGCCTCGCAGCAGTTCTGCTCCATGACCGGAACGTGCTTGTAGGCGGCGGCATGCAGCACGATGTGCGGCCGGTGGTCGAAGAAGAGCTGGCGCAGCAGGGCGGCGTCGCGGATGTCGCCCACCATGGCCACCACCTGCGGGCGGACGCTGGCCTCGCCCAGTTGGTGGCTGATCTCGAAGATGGAGTTCTCGTCGCGATCGAGCAGGATCAGGCGGGCCGCGGGCAGGGCCGCCACCTGGCGGCTGAGCTCGGCGCCGATGGAGCCGCCCGCCCCCGTGATCAGCACGCTGCGGCCGCGGAAGCATTCGAGCACCGCCGGGTGAGGACTGGCAGCGGCGGCCCGGCCGTTCAGCACCGCTTCCGGGGCCGGTTGCGCCGCCACCCGCACGTCCCCGCGGATCACGTCTCCGGCCGAAGGCAGCAGGCGCACGTCCACGCCGAACTCCGTGGCGGTGGCCACCACCTCGCCGATCGCGTCCGCGCGCGCGTCGGCGATCAGGACCAGGTCGGCGGTCTTGGCCGCCAGCAGCCGTGGCAGGCCGCTGGGTTCGCCGATCACGATGCAGCCGCCGATGCGCCGGCCGTGCAGTCCGGGCTCGGGGGCGAGCAGTCCCACCACTTGCAGCTCGCGATGCCCGCCCAGGTGGCGCAGGGCCGCCGGCAAGGTGGCATCGTTGCCCACCAGCAGCGCCCGCACCCGCTGCGCACGCGACTGCGGCGAGGCCTCGAAGGTGGTGCGGCGCAACACCCGCAGGCCGGCGGCCAGGGCCAGAAAGACGCCGTACTCGATCAGGATGATGCTGGTCGGAACCCGCGCCCACCACTTCTGCGTGAATCCGTAGCGCAGGACCAGGAGACCGACGGTGGGAGGCAGGGCAGTGAAGACCAGCACCGTGGCATCGTGCAGGTTGAAGTAGCGCCAGATGCCGCTGTAACCGCCCAGCGCCAGCAGGACCAGGGGCCGCGCCAGCGCCAGTCCCAGGATCCAGGTCCACATCACCACCCGGTAGCTGTGGGGAACGGCGCCATCGAAGCGTAACTGGAAGGCCAGGTAGAGAGCTAAGGCGCACAGGCACGCGTCCAGCGCCATCTGCACGCCGCGGCCGTAGAACGATGCCGGCAGCCGGTCGAAGGCACGGCCCAGGGCTTCGAGGAGCTTGCGTCCCAGGCGCCAGGTCGGCGACCCGTCCACGGCCGACGATTCGGCCGGGAAGTTGCGATCAGGCGTGGCCATGATTCACTCCCAGTTGCACCGGTCGCTCGCAGGGACTGCACCAGCAATGTACTCGAGTTTTGGCATACAACTGAGACTTCCAGGCGGGGAGAACCAGCGTCATCAATGCGGAGCCAAGTCGCCGCCTATTGTGGCAGAAGGCGGCGGCGCTCGCAATCCCCGCGAAAGAGTTTCCCAATATGGAGCGGAGGTTCAAGCCGCCTTCTCCCCCGGCCAGCGGATCACGTTGTTGTCTTCGCGGGGCGCCGTCGCCGTCACCGCCAGCACGTAGAAGATGGCGGCGTTGGCCGGGATCTGCA encodes:
- a CDS encoding GDP-mannose 4,6-dehydratase, which codes for MRALITGGAGFIGSHLAERLLEQGHRVLAIDDLSTGSIDNLDGLKDHPAFSYRIDTIFNRPLLAELVDSADVIFHLAAAVGVRRIVEFPVRTIETNVRGSELVLELASKKSKRVVITSTSEVYGKATKVPFSETDDLVLGSTYNSRWSYAASKAVDEFLALAYYRERKLPVTILRLFNTAGPRQTGHYGMVLPTFVRQALAEQPLTVFGTGEQSRCFSHVHDIVTGMLACVAQDRTAGEIFNLGDIEEITIKALAERVIALTGSRSSTKYVPYAEAYAEGFEDMERRVPDIRKAGEWFGYKPTRSLDDIIRDVIKDKRQQNGQSDGRATVPAPPFLNASSGKK
- a CDS encoding nucleoside-diphosphate sugar epimerase/dehydratase, with amino-acid sequence MATPDRNFPAESSAVDGSPTWRLGRKLLEALGRAFDRLPASFYGRGVQMALDACLCALALYLAFQLRFDGAVPHSYRVVMWTWILGLALARPLVLLALGGYSGIWRYFNLHDATVLVFTALPPTVGLLVLRYGFTQKWWARVPTSIILIEYGVFLALAAGLRVLRRTTFEASPQSRAQRVRALLVGNDATLPAALRHLGGHRELQVVGLLAPEPGLHGRRIGGCIVIGEPSGLPRLLAAKTADLVLIADARADAIGEVVATATEFGVDVRLLPSAGDVIRGDVRVAAQPAPEAVLNGRAAAASPHPAVLECFRGRSVLITGAGGSIGAELSRQVAALPAARLILLDRDENSIFEISHQLGEASVRPQVVAMVGDIRDAALLRQLFFDHRPHIVLHAAAYKHVPVMEQNCCEAVLNNVFGTRAVLDASIAFQAERFLMISTDKAVHPTSVMGASKRIAEMLVQARALAPEGGTRCACVRFGNVVGSRGSVVPIFLRQIAEGGPITITDENMTRYFMTIPEAVHLVLQAATLGSRGDVYMLEMGDPVKITALARKLIEMSGLRPDKDIEIRIVGKRPGEKITEQLWVEDAEVRATGFPRVLQVSPPSPLSEIASRLGALEQAALNRDEAKVLATLRDLPIGFQRTESARPVVNSPS
- a CDS encoding PQQ-binding-like beta-propeller repeat protein, producing MDWSSQHLIFTAPTSRAALARNAAAASDPRAIHSSLIHHFSLSAPAVAPGRGGAAQRPPRLVTQVDWSVSLGAGNVAPSMSPAKYGADYSTADCTKDFVVFGLNVPGTTGGQANLIAFNNLYSGAGTSLCGMTAPTVLFSYNISTVGGSILTSPFITLHGDRIIFVESTPTAMVLHSLTWHAGEGTSATNAAAPANRCNLDLGPCVCPPLVSCDRTLTLNSTIGSTVSSPFPDYHNDYILVGADDGTLYKVLGTMFDSPSIVWTSPVSGGVLTAPGIMFDGSSNETAVYVGDDSGVLYKVDPSTGAVAATTLTVGGGFPNGGLLDGPIVDNSNAAVFAFSANDGTSAVVVQADPDLNEMRRDQIGTSVANGLTPAVNIHTGMFDDNYFNDPNTGFLYVCGTNDPNTRPILYRFGFTLGTMNSSNDGTLQLTNAAGVECSPLTEVFNGNISAHQDTLFLGLLGGCGVNGCVRDYNLAIPNGTPPPLTLMPTTFLRSVNESGGTSGIIVDNVDPSPQASSIYFSTLGASKRAVKLTQSLLN